The genomic stretch GAAGGACTGCTAAGATGATTGGCAACCAGGAGGTTGCCCTTATGGCCGAACGTATCGTCAAGACAATTGAATTGGGAGCGCCAGTTTCGCGGGTCTGGCGCGCGCTAACAGAGCCCACTGAGTTTGGGCAGTGGTTCCGTGTCAAGTTGGATGGTCCCTTCAAACCCGGAGCTGTGTCCACGGGCATGATGACCTATCCCGGCTACGAACACTGTCCGTGGCGTGCGGTCATTGAGCGCATGGATCACGAACAGCTACTGTCATTCAGATGGCACGACTTCGATGAGACCTCTGGTGTTGATATTTCGGAGCAGCCAATGACGCTTGTCGAAATTCGTCTGGAACCAACAACGGACGGAACTCGTTTGACCATTACCGAGAGCGGCTTCGAAGCAATACCTGATCCTCGCCGCCTTGAAGTTCTGCGCGGCAATACTGAAGGCTGGGACATTCAAGCGAACAATATTGCCACCCATGTCACATCCTCCTCGTGAACTCACCGCAACCGCTGTCATACCATTGTGCGCACACGTGACGACGGCGCCGGTGGCCGGGGCCTGGCGCTGGCTCCGTCATACGGTGCCGCATCGAGCGGGACGGACCGGCTATGGTCGCTGCGGGACGCCCTTCGGCCACCGAGGACTTCGAGCCGCGCACGCGCCTGGACACGGAAGCTGGCTACGATCTCCGAGGCCTCGGCGGTCTCGGGACGGTGACGCCCTACGCGGGCCTCTCGCTCGCTCGCGAGGGCGCGCACTTGCTCC from Deltaproteobacteria bacterium encodes the following:
- a CDS encoding SRPBCC family protein, giving the protein MAERIVKTIELGAPVSRVWRALTEPTEFGQWFRVKLDGPFKPGAVSTGMMTYPGYEHCPWRAVIERMDHEQLLSFRWHDFDETSGVDISEQPMTLVEIRLEPTTDGTRLTITESGFEAIPDPRRLEVLRGNTEGWDIQANNIATHVTSSS